The genomic segment TCAGGTCATGATTGGCAGGTTTGGATCGCGACGTCTCGGCACGTCCCAGATTTAACGTGTCGAATCGTGTCTCTTGATTCATTGTGCGCCCGCAAGCGCTATTCCCCGAAGCCTGCCCCCAAGGACAAGAAGGAAGATCAAATGAAATACCTGTTCGCCGCCGTCATGCTCGCCAGTGCGGTCGTCGGTTTCAGCGAGGCGGCCAGCGCCGCCGGCGGTTGCGGCCCGGGCTGGTATCGCGGCCCCTATGGCGGCTGCCGTCCGATGCGCGGCGCTGTCGTGGTTCGCCCCGCCCCGGTGGTGGTCGCCCCGGCGCCGGTCGTCGTCGTGCCTCGTGCGCGCGTATGCCCCTACGGTTTCCGCTGGTACGCCGGCCGCTGCCGCCCGTTCTGATCTCCTTCCATTCCGTTGCAAAATGGCCGCGCGGCGAATGCCTGCGCGGCCATTTTTTGTTGCTGATGATTCGTCCGCAGCGGAACCGGAGCACTTCCCAAATCGAAACGGGGACCGCCAGCGGCGATCCCCGTCGCGTCCGAGAATGGCCGCGAGCTCACCAGTAATGGCGGCGGTGCCAGCGCCGGTAATGCCGGCGCCAATGACGGCGGCGCCAGCCCCAGTGGCGGCCGCGCCCACGCCAATGAACCTGCTCAGGCGTCAGCTTGGCGGCTTCCTCGCTGGTGGTGACCGCAGGATGAGCGTCGGGATTACCTTGCGGCGGCCGGGCGGGATCAGCGAGCGGCTGCGGTGACAGCGGCGCGGCCTGCGCGGCAGCAGCGGCGAAGGCGGCGGCGCCCGCCGTCAATCCCAAGGCAAGTTTCAAAAAGTTCCGGCGCTCCATGGCAATTCCTCTAGGATCTTCGAGCAAGTGATGCAGAGGAAGTGTCGCGGCCATGACATGAACCGAAGCTGAATCGTATGTTCAGATTCAGCGTCACGCAGAGCTTCAATGTTCCTATTGAGAAAACTCCTGCGCCAGCAGCAGCGTCTCACGCGAGCGCTTCACGTCGGGCCAGTCGCGGTTGAAATCGGCGACGAGCTTTTGCAGCGCGTCACCGTTCAGCATCGCATTCAGCTTGGCCTCGTCCTCGAACTAATACATCGCCTGGTGCAGCGAGGGATCGTCGAGACTCCAGAACCGCCAGGCTTTGCTCACGCCGAAGGCCTTCACCGCGTCGGGCAAATGTTCCGTCTCGTACCATCGGTCGAAAGCAGCGCGCCTGCTGGCGTAGGGAACGACGGCGCGAACGACGAAGAAGGCTGCTGGCATCGGGTTTCCTCCCTTTGTTTGCCGCAAAACTAACCGCTTTCCGCCGCCGGCGACAAAAAGGTTGGCCTTGGTGTCGGAATGGACGCCCTTCGCTCGTCCTATGCGTCGAACCAGGACGGAGACAGCAAATGGCCGACCTCACCCTGACCACCTTCAATTGGGTTCCCGAGCCGCCGCGTGGCCTCGTGCGCGACTTGCGCGTGCGCTGGGCCCTCGAAGAGGCCGCCCTGCCCTATCGCGTCGCCAGCACCCCATTCGACGATCGCGGGCCTGCGCACCTCGCACACCAGCCGTTCGGCCAGGTGCCATGGCTGACCGACGGCGACATCTCGATCTTCGAGACCGGCGCGATCCTGCTGCATCTCGGCGAGCGCAGCGACAAGCTGATGCCGACAGATCCGCGCGGCCGCACTGAAGCGACGAAATGGGTGTTCGCGGCGCTCAATTCGGTGGAGATGGCCAGCCTGCCCTGGACGATGTCAAAGTTCATGGGACATCCGACCGACACGGCGGCGTGGAAATTCGTCGACGACTTCCTCAAGCTCCGGCTCAGGCGTCTCGAGCCGGTGCTCGGCCCCCGCCAATGGCTGGCCGGATCCTTCTCCGTCGCCGACATCCTGATGGCGGACGTACTGCGCGTGGTCGACAAGTTCGACGGGCTTGCGGACAGTCCTGCCTGCCGCGCCTATGCCGCGCGCGCCACGGCCCGCCCGGCGTTCGCCAAGGCGCACGCCGACCAGATGGCGCATTTTGCTGCGGGGGACAAGGCGCGCGGGGCGTGATGCGCCTCACATAATCAATCCTGTGCCCGGCGTACAGTCGCCACCATTGGAAGAAAGCAATTTGACAGGTGCCACATGGT from the Bradyrhizobium sp. WBAH42 genome contains:
- a CDS encoding GCG_CRPN prefix-to-repeats domain-containing protein — translated: MKYLFAAVMLASAVVGFSEAASAAGGCGPGWYRGPYGGCRPMRGAVVVRPAPVVVAPAPVVVVPRARVCPYGFRWYAGRCRPF
- a CDS encoding glutathione S-transferase family protein codes for the protein MADLTLTTFNWVPEPPRGLVRDLRVRWALEEAALPYRVASTPFDDRGPAHLAHQPFGQVPWLTDGDISIFETGAILLHLGERSDKLMPTDPRGRTEATKWVFAALNSVEMASLPWTMSKFMGHPTDTAAWKFVDDFLKLRLRRLEPVLGPRQWLAGSFSVADILMADVLRVVDKFDGLADSPACRAYAARATARPAFAKAHADQMAHFAAGDKARGA
- a CDS encoding twin-arginine translocation (Tat); its protein translation is MERRNFLKLALGLTAGAAAFAAAAAQAAPLSPQPLADPARPPQGNPDAHPAVTTSEEAAKLTPEQVHWRGRGRHWGWRRRHWRRHYRRWHRRHYW